The Manihot esculenta cultivar AM560-2 chromosome 1, M.esculenta_v8, whole genome shotgun sequence genome has a window encoding:
- the LOC110620051 gene encoding heavy metal-associated isoprenylated plant protein 39 isoform X1, translated as MKKFVLKLELDDDKAKQKALKKVSTLSGIDSIAMDMKEKKLTVIGTVDPVSVVSKLRKHWQTDIVSVGPAKEPEKEEEPKKEEPKKEEEAKKEEPKKEEEAKKEEPNKEETKEEEPKKGEEKEEEKSKEAAAAPPPDPVLELVKAYKAYNPQLTTYYYVQSIEENPNACVIC; from the exons ATGAAG AAGTTTGTTCTGAAGCTGGAATTGGATGATGACAAAGCGAAGCAGAAGGCATTGAAGAAGGTTTCTACTCTTTCAG GGATTGATTCCATCGCCATGGACATGAAGGAAAAGAAATTAACAGTGATCGGAACTGTTGATCCTGTAAGTGTGGTCAGCAAACTGAGAAAGCATTGGCAAACTGATATAGTCTCAGTGGGGCCAGCCAAGGAACCTGAGAAGGAAGAAGAGCCTAAGAAGGAGGAACCCAAGAAAGAAGAGGAGGCTAAGAAGGAGGAACCCAAGAAAGAAGAGGAAGCGAAGAAAGAGGAACCCAATAAGGAAGAAACAAAGGAGGAGGAACCCAAGAAAGGGgaagagaaggaagaagagaaaAGCAAAGAGGCAGCAGCTGCTCCTCCACCTGACCCAGTTTTAGAGCTGGTGAAGGCCTACAAAGCTTATAATCCTCAGCTCACTACTTATTACTATGTTCAAAGCATCGAGGAGAATCCAAATGCTTGTGTCATTTGTTAA
- the LOC110623138 gene encoding 1-aminocyclopropane-1-carboxylate synthase 1, giving the protein MVSGGQLLSKIATNEGHGENSPYFDGWKAYDRNPFHPIDNPDGVIQMGLAENQLCFDLIRDWIKQHPEASICTFDGVDKFKDIANFQDYHGLIEFRQAIAKFMGMVRGGRVTFDPDRIVMGGGATGANELIMFCLADPGDGFLVPSPYYPAFDRDLTWRTGVQIIPVDSYSSNKFRVTKKALEAAYDKAQEAGINVKGLIIANPSNPLGTILDRETLKDLVSFINERNIHLVIDEIYAATVFSSPSFVSVAEIIQEMDCKRDLIHIVYSLSKDMGLPGFRVGVVYSYNDAVVSCGRKMSSFGLVSSQTQYLLASMLSDEEFVKNFLAESSRRLNKRHSMFTKGLGQVGISCLKSNAGLYVWMDLRHLLKESTFEGEMALWRMIINQVKLNVSPGSSFHCKEPGWFRVCFANMDDQTVEAALKRIRAFVSKGEEDEEMPTKNSKRWQRNLRLSFSARRFEEGVMPPHIMSPHSPIPHSPLVRAK; this is encoded by the exons ATGGTGAGTGGCGGCCAACTTTTGTCTAAGATTGCTACTAATGAGGGACATGGAGAGAATTCTCCTTACTTCGATGGATGGAAGGCCTACGACAGGAACCCTTTTCACCCGATTGATAACCCTGATGGAGTCATCCAAATGGGTCTTGCAGAAAACCAG CTTTGCTTTGATCTGATCAGGGATTGGATAAAGCAACATCCTGAAGCCTCCATTTGCACTTTTGATGGAGTTGATAAGTTCAAGGATATTGccaacttccaggactaccacggCCTGATAGAGTTTAGACAG GCTATTGCAAAATTTATGGGGATGGTTAGAGGTGGTAGGGTTACATTTGATCCTGATCGTATAGTGATGGGCGGAGGAGCTACCGGAGCAAACGAATTGATCATGTTCTGCTTGGCTGATCCTGGAGATGGTTTCCTCGTTCCTTCACCTTATTATCCAGC ATTCGACCGCGACCTAACATGGAGAACTGGTGTCCAGATTATTCCAGTTGATTCTTACAGCTCCAACAAGTTTCGGGTAACAAAGAAGGCTCTAGAAGCAGCGTATGATAAAGCCCAAGAAGCTGGAATCAATGTAAAAGGCTTGATCATAGCCAACCCATCAAATCCACTGGGCACCATCTTAGACAGGGAGACATTGAAAGATCTGGTGAGCTTCATCAATGAAAGAAACATTCATTTGGTCATAGATGAAATCTATGCAGCTACAGTATTCAGCTCTCCCAGCTTCGTAAGTGTTGCTGAGATTATCCAAGAGATGGATTGCAAGCGTGACCTTATCCACATTGTTTATAGCTTGTCTAAGGACATGGGGCTCCCTGGCTTCAGAGTTGGAGTCGTTTATTCTTATAACGATGCAGTCGTCAGCTGTGGTCGTAAGATGTCAAGCTTTGGTTTAGTCTCTTCGCAGACTCAATATTTGCTGGCTTCCATGCTTTCAGATGAGGAGTTTGTGAAGAATTTTCTTGCGGAGAGCTCGAGAAGGCTAAATAAAAGGCACAGTATGTTCACAAAGGGACTAGGACAAGTGGGGATTAGTTGTCTAAAAAGCAATGCTGGTCTTTATGTTTGGATGGACTTGCGCCATCTTCTTAAAGAATCAACGTTCGAAGGGGAAATGGCTCTGTGGAGGATGATTATTAACCAGGTGAAGCTCAATGTTTCGCCAGGGTCTTCGTTCCATTGCAAGGAGCCAGGTTGGTTCAGGGTGTGCTTCGCCAACATGGACGATCAAACAGTGGAAGCCGCACTGAAAAGGATACGAGCATTTGTGAGCAAGGGCGAGGAAGACGAGGAAATGCCAACGAAGAATAGCAAGCGATGGCAAAGAAATCTTCGTCTCAGTTTCTCAGCTCGAAGATTCGAAGAGGGAGTGATGCCACCTCACATCATGTCTCCTCACTCTCCAATTCCTCACTCACCGCTTGTTCGTGCTAAGTAA
- the LOC110620051 gene encoding heavy metal-associated isoprenylated plant protein 39 isoform X2: MDMKEKKLTVIGTVDPVSVVSKLRKHWQTDIVSVGPAKEPEKEEEPKKEEPKKEEEAKKEEPKKEEEAKKEEPNKEETKEEEPKKGEEKEEEKSKEAAAAPPPDPVLELVKAYKAYNPQLTTYYYVQSIEENPNACVIC; encoded by the coding sequence ATGGACATGAAGGAAAAGAAATTAACAGTGATCGGAACTGTTGATCCTGTAAGTGTGGTCAGCAAACTGAGAAAGCATTGGCAAACTGATATAGTCTCAGTGGGGCCAGCCAAGGAACCTGAGAAGGAAGAAGAGCCTAAGAAGGAGGAACCCAAGAAAGAAGAGGAGGCTAAGAAGGAGGAACCCAAGAAAGAAGAGGAAGCGAAGAAAGAGGAACCCAATAAGGAAGAAACAAAGGAGGAGGAACCCAAGAAAGGGgaagagaaggaagaagagaaaAGCAAAGAGGCAGCAGCTGCTCCTCCACCTGACCCAGTTTTAGAGCTGGTGAAGGCCTACAAAGCTTATAATCCTCAGCTCACTACTTATTACTATGTTCAAAGCATCGAGGAGAATCCAAATGCTTGTGTCATTTGTTAA